In a genomic window of Variovorax paradoxus:
- a CDS encoding ABC transporter substrate-binding protein codes for MSGLVAPGLSRRGLLGGMLLLAGRGSGAATRRIAALDWVSAQNLMALGVAPLAMPELDLYRHVVVEPGPGAATRELGLRAEPNFELLASLKPDLQVYTAEMAALLPKLGRISPTLRFDPYPPGGAPDLWLAGRDALLRLGSALGRAPAAEAYARACAEELDRWRERMRGYDGRPVYVATILDGRRMLVFGRGSLFQSVLDRYGVINAWDGPTSRFGHLTVSVDQLLRRPEARLLAVGNDTPQHLLRVLRTPVIASLPFSRAGRVSIVPNVLFYGGLPPARRFARLAAEALGRRDDGEGRP; via the coding sequence TTGAGCGGGCTCGTCGCACCCGGCCTGTCGCGCCGCGGCCTGCTGGGCGGCATGCTACTGCTCGCGGGACGCGGGTCCGGCGCCGCCACGCGGCGCATCGCGGCACTGGACTGGGTCAGCGCTCAGAACCTGATGGCGCTGGGCGTGGCGCCGCTGGCGATGCCCGAGCTCGATCTCTACCGGCACGTGGTGGTGGAGCCCGGCCCGGGCGCCGCGACGCGGGAGCTGGGACTGCGCGCGGAGCCCAACTTCGAGCTGCTCGCGTCGCTGAAGCCCGACCTGCAGGTCTACACCGCGGAGATGGCCGCGCTGCTGCCCAAGCTCGGCCGCATCTCGCCCACGCTGCGCTTCGACCCCTATCCGCCCGGCGGCGCGCCCGACCTCTGGCTGGCGGGACGCGACGCGCTGCTGCGCCTGGGCAGCGCGCTCGGACGCGCGCCGGCCGCCGAGGCCTACGCGCGCGCCTGCGCCGAGGAACTGGACCGGTGGCGCGAGCGCATGCGCGGCTACGACGGGCGGCCCGTCTACGTGGCCACGATCCTCGACGGCCGCCGCATGCTGGTGTTCGGCCGCGGCAGCCTGTTCCAGAGCGTGCTCGACCGTTACGGCGTGATCAATGCCTGGGACGGCCCGACCTCGCGCTTCGGCCACCTGACGGTGTCGGTGGACCAGTTGCTGCGTCGGCCCGAAGCGCGCCTGCTGGCGGTCGGCAACGACACGCCGCAGCACCTGCTGCGCGTGCTGCGCACGCCGGTCATCGCGAGCCTGCCGTTCTCGCGCGCCGGCCGCGTGAGCATCGTCCCCAACGTGCTGTTCTATGGCGGCTTGCCACCGGCACGCCGCTTCGCGCGCCTCGCGGCCGAGGCGCTCGGCCGCCGCGACGACGGCGAGGGCCGGCCATGA
- a CDS encoding TonB-dependent receptor: MRSTPRHRLLSAALAAAFGTVFVSWNGPALAQTPAQTAAPVFDINVAAQPLAAALNELSRQTGTQILASGEVVSRINAPAVSGRLNFQQALDRLLAGSGLAASREGAAVVIRAAGAAEAGRTLPPVHVTSTLDADTTAAVQREGTAAEGYRVRSATSVGALGNMDLRDAPFAINVVPRELLQNIQAQSPDDVYKVSPSTLSQTPQVSGWAPMVKIRGFSSYDRAEDGLRRSFGFAASLEDKERVEVLNGLSGFLFGAASPGGMVNYVNKRPTLERLNSVTVGNYGGSQYYVHGDFGGQFDSEGRVGYRLNLVRQKGETAVDDQKIDRSLASLALDFKVTDKLKLELGASYSDYHMQAPTAYWSFREGVRRIQAPDSSKNWGQPWIQDETESRKLMAKAIYEANDHLTLRAAYLRDSQERPKQDHTQNSVRSPTEYYQIRIHSGPTKTKSEAWQALADLSFDTGPLAHKLTMGYYGFEDTQWQTSYAPNTGYLGPNGFITPNHVLQPVWPAIPPNSMYYSSRIRNENWVIGDMIRFNDQWSVLVGANRSTIKTLDRNRYGAPNQPDYDRSRTSPNVSLIFKPQPWLTTYATYIEGLEPGGIAPLTASNSMSVMPPMQSKQKEIGAKAELGGVLLSGALFDIEKAYEYTDRNNTYRQDGKQRHRGAEVSASGKLTESWSIVSGVTWLTAKVEGGTYNNNAPMNVPKLLAKLYTEYELPFVPGLSLTGGIYHVGKQWATATNTSRLPSFTTVDLGLRYATKVSGKPVSLRLTVNNVANRDYWLNSYYLGNPRSVAFSAQMAF; this comes from the coding sequence ATGCGTTCTACGCCTCGCCACCGCCTTCTGAGCGCCGCGCTTGCCGCCGCCTTCGGCACCGTCTTCGTCAGCTGGAACGGTCCGGCACTCGCCCAGACACCGGCCCAGACGGCAGCGCCCGTCTTCGACATCAACGTGGCGGCGCAACCGCTCGCCGCGGCGCTCAACGAGCTGTCGCGCCAGACCGGCACGCAGATCCTGGCGTCGGGCGAGGTGGTATCGCGCATCAACGCGCCGGCCGTCTCGGGCCGCCTGAACTTCCAGCAGGCGCTCGACCGGCTGCTCGCCGGCAGCGGCCTGGCCGCGTCGCGCGAAGGCGCCGCGGTGGTCATCCGCGCCGCCGGCGCGGCCGAGGCGGGCCGCACGCTGCCGCCCGTGCACGTGACCTCGACGCTCGATGCCGACACGACGGCCGCGGTCCAGCGCGAAGGCACGGCGGCCGAGGGCTACCGCGTCCGCTCGGCCACCTCGGTCGGCGCGCTCGGCAACATGGACCTGCGCGATGCGCCGTTCGCGATCAACGTGGTGCCGCGCGAACTGCTGCAGAACATCCAGGCGCAGTCGCCCGACGACGTCTACAAGGTCAGTCCCTCCACCCTGTCGCAGACGCCGCAGGTCAGTGGCTGGGCACCGATGGTCAAGATCCGCGGCTTCAGCAGCTACGACCGCGCCGAGGACGGCCTGCGCCGTTCGTTCGGCTTCGCCGCCTCGCTCGAGGACAAGGAGCGCGTCGAGGTGCTCAACGGGCTCTCGGGCTTCCTGTTCGGCGCGGCCTCGCCCGGCGGCATGGTGAACTACGTCAACAAGCGCCCGACGCTGGAGCGCCTCAACAGCGTGACGGTGGGCAACTACGGCGGCAGCCAGTACTACGTGCATGGCGACTTCGGCGGCCAGTTCGACAGCGAAGGCCGCGTGGGCTACCGCCTCAACCTCGTGCGCCAGAAGGGCGAGACCGCCGTCGACGACCAGAAGATCGACCGCTCGCTCGCGAGCCTGGCGCTGGACTTCAAGGTCACCGACAAGCTCAAGCTCGAGCTCGGCGCGAGCTACAGCGACTACCACATGCAGGCGCCCACGGCCTACTGGTCGTTCCGCGAGGGCGTGCGCCGCATCCAGGCGCCCGATTCGAGCAAGAACTGGGGCCAGCCCTGGATCCAGGACGAGACCGAGAGCCGCAAGCTGATGGCCAAGGCCATCTACGAGGCCAACGACCATCTCACGCTGCGCGCGGCCTATCTGCGCGACAGCCAGGAGCGGCCCAAGCAGGACCACACCCAGAACTCGGTGCGCTCGCCCACCGAGTACTACCAGATCCGCATCCACTCGGGCCCGACCAAGACCAAGTCCGAGGCCTGGCAGGCCCTCGCCGACCTGTCGTTCGACACCGGCCCACTCGCCCACAAGCTCACGATGGGCTACTACGGCTTCGAAGACACGCAGTGGCAGACCTCCTACGCCCCGAACACCGGCTACCTCGGGCCGAACGGCTTCATCACGCCCAACCACGTGCTGCAGCCGGTCTGGCCGGCCATCCCGCCGAACTCGATGTACTACTCGAGCCGCATCCGCAACGAGAACTGGGTGATCGGCGACATGATCCGCTTCAACGACCAGTGGTCGGTGCTGGTGGGCGCCAACCGCAGCACCATCAAGACGCTCGACCGCAACCGGTACGGCGCGCCGAACCAGCCGGACTACGACCGTTCGCGCACCTCGCCCAACGTCTCGCTGATCTTCAAGCCGCAGCCGTGGCTGACCACCTACGCGACCTACATCGAGGGCCTGGAGCCCGGCGGCATCGCGCCGCTGACCGCCTCCAACAGCATGAGCGTGATGCCGCCGATGCAGAGCAAGCAGAAGGAAATCGGCGCGAAGGCCGAGCTCGGCGGCGTGCTGCTGAGCGGCGCGCTGTTCGACATCGAGAAGGCCTACGAGTACACCGACCGCAACAACACCTATCGCCAGGACGGCAAGCAGCGCCATCGCGGCGCCGAGGTCTCGGCCTCGGGCAAGCTGACCGAATCGTGGAGCATCGTGAGCGGCGTGACCTGGCTCACCGCCAAGGTCGAGGGCGGCACCTACAACAACAACGCGCCGATGAACGTGCCGAAGCTGCTGGCCAAGCTCTACACCGAGTACGAGCTGCCCTTCGTGCCGGGCCTGAGCCTGACCGGCGGCATCTATCACGTCGGCAAGCAGTGGGCGACCGCAACCAACACCAGCCGCCTGCCCTCGTTCACCACCGTCGACCTCGGCCTGCGCTACGCGACCAAGGTCTCGGGCAAGCCGGTGTCGCTGCGCCTGACGGTAAACAACGTCGCCAACCGCGACTACTGGCTCAACAGCTACTACCTGGGCAACCCGCGCAGCGTGGCGTTCTCGGCGCAGATGGCGTTTTGA
- the fhuB gene encoding Fe(3+)-hydroxamate ABC transporter permease FhuB: MAGGMTLVMGLFAAYNLSATLSGGAAAGAAPGQQETRALMVYYLLLPRLAVSLLAGAALGLSGAILQRLLRNPLAEPSTLGVSAGAYLALAVATLFAPALALAAPELVTFAGALAALGAVLMLSWRKSLSPITVTLSGLIVSLYCSAVSSVLALFFHEFLAGQILWGAGFLDQQDWSGAQYLWPRLLVAAAAAALLMRPLSIMALGDENARSLGLPLAAYRLLALVVAAGLAAVATSAVGIIGFIGLAAPTLARASGVRVGGSMFFWSGLMGALLLATADQIVQSLPVTFRIFPTGAVTGLLGAPLLFLLIRRLKMLAPQSSSGPRHVRLLAHPGRVLAAMAGLSLLAAWIALVVGRGVEGWSVALLPPADLFEWRAPRVLAAFSGGAMLALAGAILQRTTGNALASPEVLGVSSGAILSLICFTLLSSEPTRTAQIAAGGFGAFAVLALMRLLSRQPGFSGDRLLLIGIALGSVSSFITAVLMVSQDPRLNQLLAWLSGSTYAVSGGEALLAAGLLGAGLACVPLVSRWLDLLPLGEVHASARGMRLNASRNMLFTLASALTAGATMLVGPLSFAGLMGPHLARLVGFQRAGTHLFASALAGGLILLLADWIGRNILFPFQVPAGLLAALVGGPFLLYLIGRRA; this comes from the coding sequence ATGGCCGGCGGCATGACGCTGGTGATGGGCCTGTTCGCCGCCTACAACCTGAGCGCCACGCTGTCGGGCGGCGCGGCCGCGGGCGCCGCGCCCGGGCAGCAGGAAACCCGCGCGCTGATGGTCTATTACCTGCTGCTGCCGCGGCTGGCCGTGTCGCTGCTGGCCGGCGCCGCGCTGGGACTGTCGGGCGCCATCCTGCAGCGCCTGCTGCGCAATCCGCTGGCCGAGCCCTCGACGCTGGGCGTGTCGGCCGGCGCCTATCTGGCGCTCGCGGTGGCGACGCTGTTCGCGCCCGCGCTGGCGCTGGCGGCGCCGGAGCTCGTGACCTTCGCGGGCGCGCTGGCCGCGCTCGGCGCGGTGCTGATGCTGTCCTGGCGCAAGAGCCTGTCGCCGATCACGGTCACGCTCTCGGGCCTGATCGTGAGCCTCTACTGCTCGGCCGTGAGTTCGGTGCTGGCGCTTTTCTTCCACGAGTTCCTGGCCGGCCAGATCCTCTGGGGCGCGGGCTTCCTCGACCAGCAGGACTGGAGCGGCGCGCAGTACCTGTGGCCGCGGCTGCTGGTCGCCGCCGCGGCGGCCGCGCTGCTCATGCGGCCGCTGAGCATCATGGCGCTGGGCGACGAGAATGCGCGCAGCCTGGGGCTGCCGCTCGCGGCCTACCGGCTGCTCGCGCTGGTGGTGGCGGCCGGCCTGGCGGCGGTGGCGACCTCGGCGGTCGGCATCATCGGCTTCATCGGCCTGGCGGCACCCACGCTCGCGCGCGCGAGCGGCGTGCGCGTGGGCGGCTCGATGTTCTTCTGGTCGGGCCTCATGGGCGCGCTGCTGCTGGCCACGGCCGACCAGATCGTGCAGTCGCTGCCGGTGACCTTCCGCATCTTCCCGACCGGCGCCGTGACCGGCCTGCTCGGCGCGCCGCTGCTGTTCCTGCTGATCCGCCGCCTCAAGATGCTCGCGCCCCAGTCCTCGAGCGGCCCGCGCCACGTGCGGCTGCTCGCGCATCCGGGCCGCGTGCTGGCGGCCATGGCGGGGTTGTCGCTGCTGGCCGCATGGATCGCATTGGTCGTCGGCCGCGGCGTCGAGGGCTGGTCCGTCGCGCTACTGCCGCCGGCCGACCTGTTCGAATGGCGCGCGCCGCGCGTGCTCGCGGCCTTCAGCGGCGGCGCCATGCTGGCGCTGGCCGGCGCGATCCTGCAACGCACCACCGGCAACGCGCTCGCCTCGCCCGAGGTGCTGGGCGTGTCCTCGGGCGCGATCCTGAGCCTGATCTGCTTCACGCTGCTGTCGAGCGAGCCGACCCGCACCGCGCAGATCGCGGCCGGCGGGTTCGGCGCCTTCGCGGTGCTCGCGCTGATGCGCCTGCTGTCGCGCCAGCCGGGATTCAGCGGCGACCGCCTGCTGCTGATCGGCATCGCGCTCGGGTCGGTGTCGAGCTTCATCACGGCGGTGCTGATGGTCTCGCAGGACCCGCGGCTCAACCAGCTGCTGGCATGGTTGTCCGGCTCGACCTACGCGGTCAGCGGCGGCGAGGCCCTGCTGGCCGCCGGCCTGCTGGGCGCGGGCCTGGCCTGCGTGCCGCTGGTGAGCCGCTGGCTGGATCTGCTGCCGCTGGGCGAGGTGCACGCGTCGGCGCGCGGCATGCGCCTGAACGCCAGCCGCAACATGCTGTTCACGCTGGCCAGCGCGCTCACCGCGGGCGCGACCATGCTGGTCGGGCCGCTGAGCTTCGCCGGCCTGATGGGCCCGCACCTGGCCCGGCTCGTGGGCTTCCAGCGCGCCGGCACGCACCTGTTCGCCTCGGCACTGGCCGGCGGGCTGATCCTGCTGCTGGCCGACTGGATCGGCCGCAACATCCTGTTCCCGTTCCAGGTGCCGGCCGGCCTGCTGGCGGCCCTGGTGGGCGGGCCTTTTCTCCTCTACCTGATCGGGAGACGCGCATGA
- a CDS encoding lysine N(6)-hydroxylase/L-ornithine N(5)-oxygenase family protein → MQIHDLIGIGFGPSNIALAIALDEKRHHGQFVDALFIEKQPGFVWHKNMLLDNAHMQISFIKDLATLRNPSSRFTFLNYLHEKQRLQDFVNLKTFFPSRHEFNDYLGWAAAQFEDRCAYGESVFEVVPEMRGSEVQLVRVRSRQADGSVRERLARNLVVSVGGVPKIPARFQPFRDDPRVFHSSSYLEAIARHPKAERIAIVGAGQSAAEIFMDLQSHPNKPAVDLIMRARSIKPSDDSPFVNEIFNADFTDFVFNRSQPERAELLEEFWHTNYAAPDLELIQQIFNVFYRQRVAGVARHGFLRRHEVSAVRAAADGIHLWLHDLNTDQRAEHGYDVVVLATGYERDGHRTLLDPLAPYLGDFTVDRHYRLQGTPELKPGIFLQGACETSHGLSDTLLSVTAIRSDEIGQALLEANPRPAQAAQAAGRTPLPAAVI, encoded by the coding sequence ATGCAAATCCACGACCTGATCGGCATCGGCTTCGGCCCGTCCAACATCGCGCTGGCGATCGCGCTCGACGAGAAGCGCCACCACGGCCAGTTCGTGGATGCCCTGTTCATCGAGAAGCAGCCGGGCTTCGTCTGGCACAAGAACATGCTGCTGGACAACGCGCACATGCAGATCTCGTTCATCAAGGACCTGGCGACGCTGCGCAATCCCTCGAGCCGCTTCACCTTCCTGAACTACCTGCACGAGAAGCAGCGCCTGCAGGACTTCGTCAATCTCAAGACCTTCTTCCCGAGCCGGCACGAATTCAACGACTACCTGGGCTGGGCCGCGGCGCAGTTCGAGGACCGCTGCGCCTACGGCGAGAGCGTGTTCGAGGTGGTGCCCGAGATGCGCGGCAGCGAGGTGCAGCTGGTGCGCGTGCGCTCGCGCCAGGCCGACGGCAGCGTGCGCGAGCGGCTGGCGCGCAACCTGGTGGTGAGCGTGGGCGGCGTGCCGAAGATCCCGGCGCGCTTCCAGCCCTTCAGGGACGACCCGCGCGTGTTCCATTCGAGCAGCTACCTCGAGGCGATCGCGCGGCATCCGAAGGCCGAGCGCATCGCCATCGTGGGCGCGGGCCAGAGCGCGGCCGAGATCTTCATGGACCTGCAGAGCCATCCCAACAAGCCCGCGGTCGACCTGATCATGCGCGCCCGCTCGATCAAGCCTTCGGACGACAGCCCCTTCGTCAACGAGATCTTCAACGCCGACTTCACCGACTTCGTGTTCAACCGCTCGCAACCCGAGCGCGCCGAGCTGCTGGAGGAGTTCTGGCACACCAACTACGCGGCGCCGGACCTCGAGCTGATCCAGCAGATCTTCAACGTGTTCTACCGCCAGCGCGTCGCGGGCGTGGCGCGCCACGGCTTCCTGCGCCGCCACGAGGTGTCGGCGGTGCGCGCGGCGGCGGACGGCATCCACCTGTGGCTGCACGACCTCAACACCGACCAGCGCGCCGAGCATGGCTACGACGTCGTGGTCCTCGCCACCGGGTACGAGCGCGACGGCCACAGGACGCTGCTGGATCCGCTCGCGCCGTACCTGGGCGACTTCACGGTCGATCGCCACTACCGGCTGCAGGGCACGCCGGAGCTGAAGCCGGGCATCTTCCTGCAAGGCGCCTGCGAGACCAGCCATGGCCTCAGCGACACGCTGCTGTCGGTCACGGCGATCCGCTCCGACGAGATCGGGCAGGCGCTGCTGGAGGCCAATCCACGGCCGGCGCAGGCCGCGCAGGCCGCCGGACGCACGCCGTTGCCGGCCGCCGTGATTTAA
- a CDS encoding FecR domain-containing protein: protein MVERALALIVEGEIAPGEAAQHSRLLLNQWRSKSPEHAAALLEARQRWNALGGMADDLRAHFDAPATRMVAAAATSGRGPQRRKLLLSIAGLLGTGVLAGRGLQWYLQQPVFHAAYSTRTAQMLKLALADGTADAPGSQLDIAPRSAIDVTLYRQRRVVEMARGEVRFEVAHDAARPFQVLTRSAVIEVVGTVFSVRDRGGPVTVGVERGHVRVRVRAREGAEAPAVEIVDLRGGELVEVQGGHAEAVRQADTQALSAWRDGWLVFDNTPLRDALAVINSYRPRPIVSSDARTDALRLSGRFRTDDSVGLVALLPRILPLTAVPQADGSVALQAR from the coding sequence CTGGTCGAGCGCGCGCTCGCGCTGATCGTGGAAGGCGAGATCGCGCCCGGCGAGGCCGCGCAGCACAGCCGCCTCCTGTTGAACCAGTGGCGCAGCAAGTCGCCCGAGCACGCGGCCGCCTTGCTCGAAGCGCGTCAGCGCTGGAATGCACTGGGCGGCATGGCCGACGACCTGCGCGCGCATTTCGACGCACCAGCCACCCGCATGGTGGCCGCGGCCGCGACCTCGGGCCGCGGGCCGCAGCGCCGCAAGCTGCTGCTGTCGATCGCGGGCCTGCTGGGCACCGGCGTGCTGGCCGGTCGCGGCCTGCAGTGGTATTTGCAGCAGCCGGTCTTTCACGCCGCCTACAGCACGCGCACCGCCCAGATGCTGAAGCTGGCGCTGGCCGACGGCACCGCCGATGCGCCGGGCAGCCAGCTCGACATCGCGCCGCGCAGTGCCATCGACGTCACGCTGTACCGCCAGCGGCGTGTCGTCGAGATGGCGCGCGGCGAGGTGCGCTTCGAGGTGGCGCACGATGCCGCTCGGCCTTTCCAGGTGCTCACGCGCAGCGCCGTCATCGAGGTGGTCGGCACGGTGTTCTCGGTGCGCGACCGGGGCGGTCCGGTCACGGTGGGCGTCGAGCGCGGGCATGTGCGCGTACGGGTGCGCGCGCGCGAGGGCGCCGAGGCGCCCGCCGTGGAGATCGTCGACCTGCGCGGCGGCGAACTGGTGGAGGTACAGGGCGGGCATGCCGAAGCCGTGCGCCAGGCCGACACCCAGGCGCTCTCGGCCTGGCGCGATGGCTGGCTGGTGTTCGACAACACGCCGCTGCGCGATGCGCTGGCCGTGATCAACAGCTACCGCCCGCGCCCGATCGTCAGCAGCGATGCGCGCACCGACGCCCTGCGTCTGTCGGGGCGCTTTCGCACCGACGACTCGGTCGGCCTGGTCGCGCTGCTGCCGCGGATCCTTCCGCTGACGGCCGTGCCGCAGGCCGACGGCAGCGTGGCGCTCCAGGCGCGCTGA
- a CDS encoding acetyltransferase, which translates to MVHDFARLSQVVEEADTLRSSIAHTLAEAFGRARVAAAAPAPTPASAIGAWVFHAHPDGEPLEVRLDGSKLTVGPQAGHGPTSHWLLHAQAGALRLEASNSHDAEPAQTHLLAAIEAAFVRHPQRATLSLRLAPSSPAGLAQLVDTGAASLPPGSDAIVAREAFWQLPRVWRCGPREPFALRYTMSQGRRHPLRPAKPSGTVYRRHIPWLSQTLTLATVDIERDLPAFHRWMNDPVVAHFWEEQGELARHRAYLEAIAADPRVTGLIGRLDGEAFGYFEAYWAKEDRIAPFYDAGDHDRGWHALIGEARFRGKPFLTAWMPSVSHYLFLDDCRTQRIVIEPRADNHKMIKSLGRCGYAHVKEFDFPHKRAMLGMLLRERFFGEALWIPQGDATVSPPSADRAEPPLKDIPCKSTT; encoded by the coding sequence ATGGTCCACGACTTCGCCCGCCTGAGCCAGGTGGTGGAGGAAGCCGACACCTTGCGCTCGTCGATCGCGCACACGCTGGCCGAGGCATTCGGACGCGCACGCGTCGCCGCGGCCGCGCCCGCACCCACGCCGGCATCGGCGATCGGCGCCTGGGTGTTCCATGCGCACCCCGACGGCGAGCCGCTCGAGGTGCGTCTCGACGGCTCGAAGCTCACGGTCGGCCCGCAGGCCGGCCATGGACCGACCAGCCACTGGCTGCTGCACGCGCAGGCGGGCGCACTGCGCCTGGAAGCATCGAACAGCCACGACGCCGAGCCCGCGCAGACCCATCTGCTGGCCGCCATCGAAGCCGCCTTCGTGCGCCATCCGCAACGCGCCACGCTGTCCCTGCGGCTCGCACCGTCGAGCCCGGCAGGCCTGGCCCAACTGGTCGATACCGGCGCGGCGAGCCTGCCGCCAGGCAGCGATGCGATCGTGGCGCGCGAAGCCTTCTGGCAACTGCCGCGCGTGTGGCGGTGCGGGCCGCGCGAGCCCTTCGCGCTGCGCTACACGATGAGCCAGGGCCGGCGCCATCCGCTGCGGCCGGCCAAGCCCTCGGGCACCGTCTACCGGCGCCACATCCCGTGGCTGTCGCAGACGCTGACGCTGGCCACGGTCGACATCGAGCGCGACCTGCCGGCCTTCCATCGCTGGATGAACGATCCGGTGGTGGCGCACTTCTGGGAAGAACAGGGCGAGCTCGCCAGGCATCGCGCCTACCTCGAGGCGATCGCGGCCGATCCGCGCGTCACCGGGCTGATCGGGCGCCTCGACGGCGAGGCCTTCGGCTACTTCGAGGCGTACTGGGCCAAGGAGGACCGCATCGCGCCCTTCTACGACGCGGGCGACCACGACCGCGGCTGGCACGCGCTGATCGGCGAGGCGCGCTTTCGCGGCAAGCCCTTCCTCACGGCCTGGATGCCCTCGGTGTCGCACTACCTGTTCCTCGACGACTGCCGCACGCAGCGCATCGTGATCGAGCCGCGCGCGGACAACCACAAGATGATCAAGAGCCTGGGCCGCTGCGGCTACGCCCACGTGAAGGAATTCGACTTCCCGCACAAGCGCGCGATGCTCGGCATGCTGCTGCGCGAACGCTTCTTCGGCGAAGCCCTCTGGATTCCCCAGGGGGACGCCACCGTCTCGCCACCTTCGGCCGATCGCGCCGAACCTCCCCTCAAGGACATTCCATGCAAATCCACGACCTGA
- a CDS encoding RNA polymerase sigma factor, whose product MRDLVQELVAHYADLRRQLTRDLRDPHYAADIAQSSFERVFVQATKSSGSAGSDDAKDGSGIESPRALLFRVARNLCIDEARRRKVAQEWAGTHATLGSNLVAPSSEFVVAQQRVLARVVETLEKLPPRRRDVFLLFRAYGHTRAEIATQLDITEMAVAKHLLRATIDCSRVFAELRADLIAPQHIQNHAGFDTALAEDFS is encoded by the coding sequence ATGCGCGACCTCGTCCAGGAACTTGTAGCTCACTATGCGGACTTGCGCCGACAGCTCACTCGCGACCTGAGGGATCCTCATTACGCGGCGGACATCGCGCAGTCGAGCTTCGAGCGGGTGTTCGTCCAGGCCACGAAATCATCGGGCAGCGCCGGCAGCGACGACGCGAAGGACGGTTCCGGCATCGAATCGCCGCGCGCCCTGCTGTTCCGCGTGGCGCGCAACCTGTGCATCGACGAGGCGCGCCGGCGCAAGGTGGCGCAGGAATGGGCGGGCACGCACGCCACTCTCGGATCGAACCTGGTGGCGCCATCGAGCGAGTTCGTCGTGGCGCAGCAGCGCGTGCTGGCGCGCGTGGTCGAGACCCTCGAGAAACTGCCGCCGCGCCGGCGCGATGTGTTCCTGCTGTTCCGTGCCTACGGCCACACGCGCGCCGAGATCGCCACGCAGCTAGACATCACCGAGATGGCGGTGGCCAAGCACCTGCTGCGCGCCACCATCGACTGCTCGCGCGTGTTCGCCGAGTTGCGCGCCGACCTGATCGCGCCGCAGCACATCCAGAACCACGCGGGCTTCGACACCGCACTGGCCGAAGACTTCTCGTGA
- a CDS encoding siderophore-interacting protein — MSVDKMLPLRVVASTRLTPHMLRLRLAGHGLAPYEDMRELHVRLYVPRLGHHAAVQRALRELEGPPDAALVARMTARYYTVRRVDARAGWLDIDFVLHEPAGPGSAFALQARPGDLCAISAPCGRGARAAQRYLLAGDESALPAIARIAESLPARALGTIVVEVASADERIDFERPAGMPLHWLHRDGEPACASTRIEALVRAELARLPPPDPALFVWLAGEWTVAASLRPLLAAYKPHSLCVAYWRDEPPREDNDT; from the coding sequence ATGAGCGTCGACAAGATGCTGCCGCTGCGCGTCGTCGCATCGACCCGCCTGACGCCGCACATGCTGCGGCTGCGGCTGGCCGGCCACGGCCTCGCGCCCTACGAGGACATGCGCGAACTGCACGTGCGCCTGTACGTGCCGCGACTCGGGCACCACGCGGCCGTGCAACGGGCGCTGCGCGAACTCGAGGGGCCGCCGGATGCCGCGCTCGTGGCCCGGATGACCGCGCGCTACTACACCGTGCGCCGGGTCGATGCGCGCGCGGGCTGGCTCGACATCGACTTCGTGCTGCACGAACCCGCCGGCCCGGGCAGCGCCTTCGCGCTGCAGGCCCGCCCGGGCGACCTGTGCGCGATCTCCGCGCCCTGCGGCCGTGGCGCGCGAGCGGCCCAGCGCTACCTGCTGGCCGGCGACGAGTCCGCCCTGCCCGCGATCGCGCGCATCGCGGAATCACTGCCCGCGCGCGCCCTCGGCACCATCGTGGTCGAGGTCGCGTCGGCCGACGAACGCATCGACTTCGAGCGGCCGGCGGGCATGCCGCTGCACTGGCTGCATCGCGACGGCGAGCCGGCGTGCGCGAGCACGCGGATCGAGGCCCTGGTGCGCGCGGAGCTCGCGCGGCTGCCGCCCCCCGATCCCGCGCTGTTCGTCTGGCTGGCCGGCGAATGGACCGTCGCCGCCAGTCTGCGGCCGCTGCTCGCCGCCTACAAACCGCACAGTCTCTGCGTCGCCTACTGGCGCGACGAACCACCCCGCGAGGACAACGACACGTGA